Proteins encoded together in one Prunus dulcis chromosome 3, ALMONDv2, whole genome shotgun sequence window:
- the LOC117620610 gene encoding uncharacterized protein LOC117620610, with protein MILELIFDGFCLLWLIFDRLDICFCTPGLDRSVADVSVTVRETIYVSSSQINSATSFEVSGNLSLSGLLTPRSVSLPPFSSACTITTTFYSDAVAGAREALIWCIISVHVIELEERFKL; from the exons ATGATTTTGGAGCTAATATttgatgggttttgtttgttgtggcTAATATTTGATCGCCTTGACATCTGCTTCTGCACTCCTGGATT AGATAGATCAGTCGCCGATGTCTCTGTAACTGTTCGTGAGACAATTTATGTATCTTCTTCTCAAATCAACAGCGCCACGTCTTTTGAAGTCTCTGgtaatctctctctcagtgGCTTGCTCACCCCTCGCTCAGTCTCTCTTCCTCCATT CTCCTCGGCATGTACGATCACAACAAC GTTCTACTCCGACGCTGTGGCTGGAGCTAGAGAGGCATTAATATGGTGTATCATCTCTGTACATGTCATTGAATTG GAAGAAAGATTTAAGCTATGA